The Moritella sp. 24 sequence GGTTATGTACTCGTTTTATTGTTGTTATTTACAAATAAAAGTTGCCGCCCCGTTGGGGCGGTCTATATTTAAGTGGAAGGTCGGGGATTACCCATGACCACAGTTAGGAACTTATTCATGTTTTCACTTAAAGAAATATCGGTAATTACAGAAGCAAACTCAATTTTGGATAAAAAAGCACGATATACAAACTCTATTTGTATACCCTCGTTAGCTTTTTCCTTATGTCGAACAAAATTGGCTTATTTAGAATCTGAAGCCTTTGCTGTTGCATATCTTGATTGTAAGAATCGTTTGATTTCATTTGATGTTGTATTTACAGGGACTGTTAATAGCGCAAATGTATATTCTCGTGATGTTGTGAAATTGGCACTTAAATATAACGCGGTAAACGTGATATTCTCACATAATCACCCATCGGGTGAACCCACCCCATCTGCAGCTGATAAAGCAGTTACTAAACGCTTAACTGAAGCGTTAACGCTATTTAATATTAGTGTTCTGGACCACATCATTGTTGGTGTTGAAGGTTGTACTAGCTTTGCTGAGAGAGGG is a genomic window containing:
- a CDS encoding RadC family protein produces the protein MEGRGLPMTTVRNLFMFSLKEISVITEANSILDKKARYTNSICIPSLAFSLCRTKLAYLESEAFAVAYLDCKNRLISFDVVFTGTVNSANVYSRDVVKLALKYNAVNVIFSHNHPSGEPTPSAADKAVTKRLTEALTLFNISVLDHIIVGVEGCTSFAERGLI